A section of the Bacillus carboniphilus genome encodes:
- a CDS encoding HD-GYP domain-containing protein codes for MKVKVYDLIEGCIINKDVYSKSNHPIVLKRTVVNQEVLEVLEAFLIDEVEVEKLLENGDPFPNEGIGEETSISSEKTSFYTQYMSAVDLYKNEFKSWQAGSPIDILKIRDCIIPLFISFTKKPEELVMIHRYAKKQDYLYHHSVATGLISGFLAIKSNLPAGEAAQIAIAGILADCGLARVDQKVLKKLGKNTFEEKEEIKKHPLYSYKLIQNIPSIKDATKLAILQHHERLDGSGYPQRESANRIHKFSRVISIAAYYHEMCSGEGNFISLSPFKVVENMIEDSFGKFDLEIVQNLVRYVAGFSLGSTVKLNDGSIGDVMFVDSKAPLRPIIKIKKSEQLLDLRNNRKYFIDKIIH; via the coding sequence ATGAAAGTTAAAGTGTATGACTTAATAGAAGGATGTATTATAAATAAAGATGTTTATAGCAAATCTAATCATCCAATAGTGTTAAAGAGAACTGTAGTAAACCAAGAAGTATTAGAAGTGCTAGAAGCATTTTTAATTGATGAGGTTGAGGTAGAGAAATTACTAGAAAACGGAGATCCTTTCCCGAATGAGGGTATAGGAGAGGAAACATCTATATCTAGTGAAAAGACAAGCTTCTATACTCAATACATGAGTGCAGTTGACTTGTATAAAAATGAGTTCAAAAGTTGGCAAGCTGGGTCACCAATTGATATCTTGAAAATAAGGGACTGTATAATTCCATTATTTATTTCCTTCACCAAAAAGCCTGAAGAACTTGTTATGATTCATAGATATGCAAAGAAACAAGATTATTTATATCATCACAGTGTAGCTACTGGGCTTATCAGTGGTTTCTTAGCAATAAAAAGCAACTTGCCAGCAGGAGAAGCAGCACAAATAGCAATTGCGGGCATTCTAGCCGATTGTGGGTTAGCTAGGGTCGATCAAAAAGTGCTTAAGAAACTAGGAAAAAATACATTTGAAGAAAAAGAAGAAATTAAAAAACATCCTCTCTACAGTTATAAGTTAATTCAAAACATACCGTCGATTAAGGATGCAACTAAACTAGCTATCCTTCAACATCATGAAAGATTAGATGGGTCAGGTTACCCTCAAAGAGAGTCAGCTAATCGGATACACAAATTTTCACGAGTGATATCCATCGCTGCGTATTACCATGAAATGTGTAGTGGAGAAGGCAACTTTATCTCATTATCTCCTTTTAAGGTTGTGGAGAACATGATAGAAGATAGTTTTGGAAAGTTTGATTTAGAAATTGTTCAAAACCTGGTACGATATGTAGCTGGTTTCTCATTAGGTTCTACCGTTAAACTAAACGATGGTTCAATTGGGGATGTCATGTTTGTTGATTCTAAAGCTCCTCTGCGGCCAATCATTAAAATTAAAAAGTCCGAACAATTATTGGATTTAAGGAATAATCGTAAATATTTTATTGATAAAATTATACATTAA